Proteins encoded within one genomic window of [Enterobacter] lignolyticus SCF1:
- the menI gene encoding 1,4-dihydroxy-2-naphthoyl-CoA hydrolase — MIWKRNATLDNLNAMGEGNMVGLLNIHFDRLDDESIEATMPVDSRTHQPFGLLHGGASVVLAETLGSVAGYLCTEGDERVVGLEVNANHIRSVRSGRVRGVCKALHAGRRHQVWQIEIFDEQGRLCCSSRLTTAVV; from the coding sequence ATGATCTGGAAACGTAACGCGACGCTGGACAATCTGAACGCCATGGGCGAGGGCAACATGGTCGGTCTGCTCAACATCCATTTTGACAGGCTGGACGATGAGAGCATTGAGGCCACCATGCCCGTCGACAGCCGGACCCACCAGCCGTTTGGCTTATTGCACGGCGGCGCCTCGGTGGTGCTGGCGGAAACGCTGGGCTCGGTTGCCGGCTATCTGTGTACGGAAGGTGACGAGCGGGTGGTGGGACTTGAGGTTAACGCCAACCATATTCGCTCCGTGCGCAGCGGTCGCGTGCGCGGCGTCTGTAAGGCGCTGCACGCCGGACGGCGTCATCAGGTGTGGCAGATTGAGATTTTCGACGAGCAGGGGCGGCTGTGCTGTTCTTCGCGCCTTACCACCGCCGTGGTCTGA
- the yedF gene encoding sulfurtransferase-like selenium metabolism protein YedF: MKAYVPDYRLDMVGEPCPYPAVATLEAMPSLKKGEILEVVSDCPQSINNIPLDAKNHGYTVLDIQQDGPTIRYLIQK; the protein is encoded by the coding sequence ATGAAAGCGTACGTACCGGATTACCGCCTGGATATGGTCGGCGAACCCTGCCCTTACCCGGCCGTCGCGACGCTGGAAGCCATGCCGTCGCTGAAAAAAGGGGAGATTCTTGAGGTTGTGAGCGACTGCCCGCAGTCGATTAACAATATCCCGCTGGATGCGAAGAACCACGGCTATACGGTGCTGGATATTCAGCAGGACGGGCCCACCATCCGCTATCTGATCCAGAAATAA
- the yedE gene encoding selenium metabolism membrane protein YedE/FdhT, with translation MTWQHFKQAYLIKFWSPAPAVIAAGILSTYYFGITGTFWAVTGEFTRWGGQLLQLAGVHAEEWGYYKLIHLDGSPLTRIDGMMIIGMFGGCFAAALWANNVKLRLPRSRIRIAQAVAGGMIAGFGARLAMGCNLAAFFTGIPQFSLHAWFFAIATAIGTWFGARFTLLPIFRIPVKMQKVSAASPLTQKPEQAKRRFRLGMLVFIAMVAWALLTAFNQPKLGLAMLFGVGFGLLIERAQICFTSAFRDMWITGRTYMAKAIIFGMAASAIGIFSYVQLGMEPKIMWAGPNAVIGGLLFGFGIVLAGGCETGWMYRAVEGQVHYWWVGLGNVLGSTLLAYFWDDLSPALATHWDKVNLLAAFGPLGGLLVTYALLFAALMLVIFWEKRFFRQKEAQLMRAKETV, from the coding sequence ATGACATGGCAGCACTTCAAACAGGCGTATCTGATCAAATTCTGGTCGCCTGCCCCCGCGGTTATCGCCGCAGGCATTCTCTCTACCTATTATTTTGGCATCACCGGCACCTTCTGGGCCGTCACCGGGGAGTTCACCCGGTGGGGCGGACAGCTGCTGCAGCTCGCGGGCGTACACGCCGAGGAGTGGGGCTATTACAAGCTCATTCATCTTGATGGCTCACCGCTTACCCGTATCGACGGCATGATGATTATCGGCATGTTTGGCGGCTGCTTCGCCGCGGCCCTGTGGGCCAATAACGTCAAGCTCCGCCTGCCGCGCAGCCGCATTCGCATCGCCCAGGCCGTCGCGGGCGGCATGATTGCCGGGTTCGGCGCGCGTCTGGCGATGGGCTGCAACCTCGCCGCTTTTTTCACCGGTATTCCGCAATTCTCGCTGCACGCCTGGTTCTTCGCTATCGCCACGGCGATTGGCACCTGGTTTGGCGCACGCTTTACGCTGCTGCCGATATTCCGTATTCCGGTGAAAATGCAAAAAGTCTCTGCCGCATCGCCGCTCACGCAAAAGCCGGAGCAGGCGAAGCGCCGCTTCCGTCTGGGCATGCTGGTGTTTATCGCCATGGTGGCATGGGCGCTGCTGACCGCGTTTAACCAGCCGAAACTCGGGCTGGCAATGCTGTTTGGCGTCGGCTTCGGCCTGCTTATTGAGCGGGCGCAGATCTGCTTCACCTCGGCGTTTCGCGATATGTGGATTACCGGGCGTACCTACATGGCGAAAGCCATCATCTTTGGTATGGCCGCCAGCGCGATCGGCATTTTTAGCTATGTGCAGCTGGGCATGGAGCCGAAGATTATGTGGGCGGGCCCCAATGCGGTCATCGGCGGCCTGCTGTTTGGTTTTGGCATCGTGCTCGCCGGGGGGTGTGAAACCGGCTGGATGTACCGCGCCGTTGAAGGCCAGGTGCACTACTGGTGGGTCGGGCTTGGCAACGTCCTCGGATCCACCCTTCTGGCCTATTTCTGGGACGACCTTTCTCCGGCGCTGGCCACCCACTGGGACAAAGTGAATCTGCTGGCCGCCTTCGGCCCGCTCGGCGGCCTGCTGGTGACCTACGCGCTGCTGTTTGCGGCGCTGATGCTGGTCATCTTCTGGGAAAAACGCTTCTTCCGCCAGAAAGAGGCCCAACTAATGCGCGCTAAGGAGACCGTATGA
- the lpxP gene encoding kdo(2)-lipid IV(A) palmitoleoyltransferase, giving the protein MAKAFDSALLRPRYWLTWFGLGSLWLLVQLPYPLLYIIGSSLGRAARPFLKRRERIAAKNLELCFPEMSVSDRNRLIEQNFVSLGMGLIETGMAWFWSDARVKKWFDVEGYDHLQCALAENKGVMVVGVHFMSLELGGRTMGLCRPMMATYRPHNSPLMEWVQTKGRLRSNKAMIDRRNLRGLVHALKQGEAVWFAPDQDYGRKGSVFAPFFSVSSAATTDGTRILSRLSGAKLLTVTMVRKSDRSGYRLHISDVMKDYPAEDEFLAACYMNKVIEKEILRAPEQYLWVHRRFKTRPLGESSLY; this is encoded by the coding sequence ATGGCAAAAGCCTTCGACTCGGCGCTGCTGCGCCCACGCTACTGGTTGACCTGGTTTGGTCTCGGGTCTCTCTGGTTGCTCGTTCAGTTACCCTATCCGCTGCTCTATATCATCGGCTCTTCGCTCGGCCGGGCGGCGCGTCCCTTCCTTAAACGCCGTGAGCGCATTGCGGCCAAAAACCTCGAACTGTGCTTTCCGGAAATGAGCGTCAGCGACAGGAACCGGCTGATTGAACAAAACTTTGTCTCCCTGGGAATGGGGCTTATCGAAACCGGGATGGCATGGTTCTGGAGCGATGCCAGAGTCAAAAAGTGGTTCGATGTCGAAGGTTATGATCACCTGCAGTGCGCGCTGGCGGAGAATAAAGGCGTGATGGTGGTCGGCGTGCATTTTATGTCGCTTGAGCTGGGTGGTCGAACCATGGGGCTTTGCCGCCCGATGATGGCGACCTACCGTCCGCACAACAGCCCGCTGATGGAGTGGGTGCAGACGAAAGGACGCCTGCGCTCCAATAAAGCGATGATCGACCGCCGTAACCTGCGCGGGCTGGTGCATGCGCTGAAGCAGGGAGAAGCGGTGTGGTTTGCGCCCGATCAGGACTATGGCCGTAAAGGCAGCGTGTTTGCGCCGTTCTTCTCCGTGTCTTCTGCGGCAACAACCGACGGCACGCGCATCCTTTCGCGCCTGTCGGGGGCAAAGCTGCTGACCGTCACGATGGTGAGAAAATCCGACCGAAGCGGGTACCGTCTGCATATCAGCGACGTGATGAAAGATTACCCGGCGGAAGATGAGTTTCTTGCCGCCTGCTATATGAACAAGGTGATTGAGAAAGAAATCCTGCGAGCGCCGGAGCAGTACCTGTGGGTGCACCGTCGCTTTAAGACCCGCCCGCTGGGTGAATCGTCGCTGTATTGA
- a CDS encoding translesion error-prone DNA polymerase V autoproteolytic subunit: MQFFTLRERRSVPFFPFYSSLVPCGFPSPAQDYVEKRIDLNELLVSHPSATYFVKASGDSMVEAGIGDGDLLVVDSALTAEHGNIVIAAVDGEFTVKRLQLRPTVQLIPMNSAYKPIVIESEGQLSIFGVVTFIIKAAG, encoded by the coding sequence ATGCAGTTTTTCACGTTAAGAGAACGCCGTTCAGTACCGTTTTTTCCCTTCTATAGCAGCCTTGTCCCATGTGGTTTTCCGTCTCCTGCGCAGGATTACGTCGAGAAACGTATCGATCTGAACGAGCTGCTGGTATCGCACCCCAGCGCTACCTATTTTGTTAAAGCCTCGGGTGACTCCATGGTAGAGGCTGGAATAGGCGACGGTGATTTGCTGGTGGTAGACAGCGCGCTCACGGCGGAGCATGGCAATATTGTGATTGCGGCGGTTGACGGGGAGTTTACCGTAAAGCGCCTTCAGCTCAGGCCGACCGTTCAGCTCATCCCCATGAATAGCGCCTACAAGCCGATTGTGATTGAGAGTGAAGGGCAGCTCAGCATTTTTGGGGTTGTGACATTCATCATTAAGGCCGCGGGTTAA
- a CDS encoding Y-family DNA polymerase, whose amino-acid sequence MFALCDVNAFYASCETVFRPDLDGRPVVVLSNNDGCVIARNAEAKPFVKMGEPYFSQRDAFRRHGVIAFSSNYELYADMSNRVMTTLEELSPHVELYSIDEAFCDLSGVRNCRDLTDFGREIRETVLQRTHLTVGVGIAQTKTLAKLANHAAKKWQRQTGGVVDLSNVERQRKLMAALPADDVWGVGRRISRKLESMGIKTVLQLADTDIRFIRKHFSVVLERTVRELRGEPCLELEEFVPAKQEIICSRSFGGRIAEYESMRQAICCYASRAAEKLRREHQFCRFISAFVKTSPFASQEPYYGNSSAVKLLTPTQDSRDIISAATRCLDAIWKEGYRYQKAGVMLGDFFSQGVAQLNLFDDNAPRQNSAALMQILDQLNVNKGRGTLYFAGQGIQQQWQMKRNMLSPRYTTRYSDLLVVR is encoded by the coding sequence ATGTTTGCGCTTTGTGATGTGAACGCCTTTTACGCTTCCTGCGAAACGGTATTTCGCCCGGACCTGGATGGTCGGCCGGTTGTGGTGCTGTCAAATAACGATGGTTGCGTCATCGCAAGAAACGCTGAGGCGAAGCCGTTCGTTAAGATGGGGGAACCTTATTTCAGCCAAAGGGACGCTTTCAGACGCCATGGCGTCATTGCATTTAGCAGTAATTACGAGCTGTATGCGGATATGAGCAACAGGGTCATGACGACGCTGGAGGAGCTCTCACCTCACGTCGAGCTTTATTCCATCGATGAAGCTTTTTGCGATCTGTCCGGAGTTCGAAACTGTCGGGATCTTACTGATTTTGGCCGGGAGATACGCGAAACGGTTTTACAACGAACGCATCTGACGGTCGGGGTTGGCATCGCCCAGACCAAAACGCTGGCCAAGCTTGCCAACCATGCCGCAAAAAAATGGCAACGACAGACCGGCGGCGTCGTGGATTTATCGAATGTGGAACGGCAGCGGAAGCTGATGGCGGCGCTGCCGGCAGATGACGTGTGGGGCGTTGGACGTCGAATCTCCAGGAAGCTGGAGTCTATGGGGATAAAGACGGTACTGCAGCTGGCCGACACCGATATCCGCTTCATCAGAAAGCACTTCAGCGTGGTGCTGGAGAGAACGGTAAGAGAGCTCCGCGGTGAACCGTGCCTTGAACTTGAGGAGTTCGTTCCGGCGAAACAGGAAATTATCTGCTCGCGTTCTTTTGGCGGACGCATCGCTGAGTATGAGTCCATGCGGCAGGCCATCTGCTGCTATGCCAGCCGTGCGGCGGAGAAACTCAGACGCGAGCACCAGTTTTGCCGTTTCATCTCTGCGTTTGTTAAAACCAGTCCGTTTGCATCGCAGGAACCGTACTATGGCAACAGTTCAGCCGTGAAGTTACTGACGCCGACGCAGGACAGCCGGGATATTATCAGCGCGGCGACGCGCTGTCTGGATGCGATATGGAAAGAGGGATACCGTTATCAGAAGGCGGGGGTGATGCTTGGCGATTTCTTCAGTCAGGGCGTCGCTCAGCTGAACCTGTTTGACGATAACGCGCCGCGACAAAACAGCGCTGCGCTGATGCAGATCCTTGACCAGCTTAATGTAAACAAGGGGCGGGGGACGCTGTACTTTGCCGGACAGGGCATACAGCAGCAGTGGCAGATGAAGAGAAACATGTTATCTCCCCGATATACGACGCGGTACAGCGATCTTCTTGTCGTCAGATGA
- the sufA gene encoding Fe-S cluster assembly scaffold SufA — MELHSGTFNPDDFSWRGIHLTPAAAAHVRELAAKQDVQGIRLGVKQSGCAGFAYVLDTVTEPHDDDLLFESDGAKLWVSLKAMPFIDGTEVDYVREGLNQIFKFHNPKAQHECGCGESFGVQAE, encoded by the coding sequence ATGGAATTGCATTCAGGAACCTTTAACCCCGACGACTTCAGCTGGCGCGGTATTCACCTGACGCCTGCGGCGGCGGCGCACGTCCGCGAGCTGGCGGCAAAGCAGGACGTGCAGGGGATACGGCTTGGCGTTAAGCAGTCCGGCTGCGCCGGTTTTGCCTACGTACTGGACACGGTGACCGAGCCTCACGACGACGATCTGCTGTTTGAATCCGACGGCGCGAAGCTGTGGGTATCCCTTAAGGCCATGCCGTTTATCGACGGCACCGAAGTGGATTATGTCCGTGAAGGATTAAACCAGATCTTTAAGTTTCATAACCCGAAAGCGCAGCACGAATGCGGCTGCGGCGAGAGTTTCGGCGTGCAGGCGGAGTAA
- the sufB gene encoding Fe-S cluster assembly protein SufB, giving the protein MSRNTEATDDVKTWTGGQLNYKEGFFTQLQTDELAKGINEEVVRAISAKRNEPEWMLTFRLNAYRAWLEMEEPHWLKAHYDTLNYQDFSYYSAPSCGNCDDSCDAQPGAVQQPAGNAFLSKEVEAAFEQLGVPVREGKEVAVDAIFDSVSVATTYREKLAEQGIIFCSFGEAIHDHPALVQKYLGTVVPGNDNFFAALNAAVASDGTFIYVPKGVRCPMELSTYFRINAEKTGQFERTILVADEGSYVSYIEGCSAPVRDSYQLHAAVVEVIIHKDAEVKYSTVQNWFPGNDNSGGILNFVTKRALCEGENSKMSWTQSETGSAITWKYPSCILRGDNSIGEFFSVALTSGRQQADTGTKMIHIGKNTRSTIISKGISAGHSQNSYRGLVKIMPTATNARNYTQCDSMLIGPDCGAHTFPYVECRNNSAQLEHEATTSRIGEDQLFYCLQRGISEDDAISMIVNGFCKDVFSELPLEFAVEAQKLLAISLEHSVG; this is encoded by the coding sequence ATGTCGCGGAATACTGAAGCAACTGACGATGTCAAAACCTGGACCGGCGGCCAGCTGAACTATAAGGAAGGGTTTTTCACCCAACTGCAGACCGACGAGCTGGCGAAAGGGATCAATGAAGAGGTGGTGCGCGCCATCTCGGCAAAACGTAACGAGCCTGAATGGATGCTGACGTTTCGCCTGAACGCTTACCGCGCGTGGCTTGAGATGGAGGAACCGCACTGGCTCAAGGCGCACTACGACACGCTCAACTATCAGGATTTTAGCTACTACTCCGCGCCGTCGTGCGGCAACTGCGACGACAGCTGCGACGCACAGCCGGGCGCGGTACAGCAGCCCGCGGGCAACGCCTTTTTGAGTAAAGAGGTGGAGGCCGCGTTCGAGCAGCTTGGCGTACCGGTCAGAGAGGGTAAAGAGGTGGCGGTGGATGCGATATTCGACTCCGTTTCGGTCGCCACGACCTACCGCGAGAAGCTGGCGGAGCAGGGCATCATTTTCTGCTCCTTTGGCGAAGCCATCCACGATCACCCGGCGCTGGTGCAGAAGTACCTGGGCACCGTGGTGCCCGGCAACGACAACTTTTTCGCCGCGCTGAACGCGGCCGTAGCGTCTGACGGCACCTTTATCTATGTACCGAAAGGCGTGCGCTGCCCGATGGAGCTCTCCACCTATTTTCGTATCAATGCGGAAAAAACCGGGCAGTTTGAACGCACGATCCTGGTGGCGGACGAAGGCAGCTACGTCAGCTACATCGAGGGGTGTTCGGCGCCGGTCCGCGACAGCTATCAGCTGCACGCGGCGGTGGTGGAGGTCATCATTCATAAAGATGCCGAGGTCAAATACTCCACGGTGCAGAACTGGTTTCCCGGCAATGACAACAGCGGCGGTATCCTGAACTTTGTCACCAAGCGCGCGCTGTGCGAAGGCGAAAACAGCAAGATGTCCTGGACCCAGTCGGAAACCGGCTCGGCGATCACCTGGAAATACCCAAGCTGTATCCTGCGCGGCGATAACTCCATCGGCGAGTTTTTCTCCGTGGCGCTGACCAGCGGCCGCCAGCAGGCCGATACCGGCACCAAGATGATCCACATCGGGAAAAATACCCGTTCGACCATCATCTCAAAAGGCATTTCCGCCGGGCACAGCCAGAACAGCTACCGGGGCTTAGTGAAAATCATGCCGACGGCGACCAACGCGCGCAACTACACCCAGTGCGACTCGATGCTGATAGGCCCGGACTGCGGCGCGCATACCTTCCCCTACGTCGAGTGCCGCAACAACAGCGCGCAGCTCGAGCACGAAGCGACAACCTCGCGTATCGGCGAAGATCAGCTGTTCTACTGCCTGCAGCGCGGCATCAGCGAAGACGACGCTATCTCGATGATCGTCAACGGCTTCTGTAAGGACGTTTTTTCAGAGCTGCCGCTGGAGTTTGCCGTAGAAGCGCAAAAACTGCTGGCTATCAGCCTCGAACACAGCGTCGGCTAA
- the sufC gene encoding Fe-S cluster assembly ATPase SufC codes for MLSIKELQVAVEDNAILRGLSLEVRPGEVHAIMGPNGSGKSTLSATLAGREDYTVTGGSVTFKGKDLFELAPEDRAGEGIFMAFQYPVEIPGVSNQFFLQTALNAVRGYRGQEPLDRFDFQDLMEEKIKLLKMPEDLLTRSVNVGFSGGEKKRNDILQMAVLEPELCILDESDSGLDIDALKIVADGVNSLRDGRRAFIIVTHYQRILDYIRPDYVHVLYQGRIVKSGDFTLVKQLEEQGYGWLTEQQ; via the coding sequence ATGTTAAGTATTAAAGAGTTACAGGTAGCAGTCGAAGACAACGCGATTCTGCGCGGGCTGAGCCTTGAGGTGCGTCCGGGCGAGGTCCACGCCATCATGGGGCCCAACGGCTCCGGGAAAAGCACGCTCTCGGCAACCCTTGCCGGACGGGAAGATTATACCGTCACCGGCGGTTCGGTCACCTTTAAAGGGAAGGATCTGTTTGAGCTGGCGCCGGAAGACCGCGCGGGCGAAGGCATTTTTATGGCCTTCCAGTATCCGGTGGAAATCCCCGGCGTCAGCAACCAGTTTTTTCTGCAGACCGCGCTGAATGCGGTGCGCGGCTATCGCGGGCAGGAGCCGCTCGACCGCTTCGATTTCCAGGACCTGATGGAAGAGAAGATAAAGCTGCTGAAAATGCCGGAAGATTTGCTGACCCGCTCGGTCAACGTCGGCTTCTCCGGCGGTGAGAAAAAGCGCAACGACATTCTGCAAATGGCGGTGCTGGAGCCTGAGCTGTGCATTCTCGATGAGTCGGACTCCGGTCTGGATATCGACGCGCTGAAAATCGTCGCCGACGGCGTGAACTCGCTGCGCGATGGCCGGCGCGCGTTTATCATCGTGACGCACTATCAGCGCATCCTCGACTATATCAGGCCGGATTATGTCCACGTGCTTTACCAGGGGCGAATCGTCAAATCCGGAGATTTCACGCTGGTGAAACAGCTGGAGGAGCAGGGCTATGGCTGGCTTACCGAACAGCAGTAA
- the sufD gene encoding Fe-S cluster assembly protein SufD produces the protein MAGLPNSSNALQQWHHLFERDGERRTPWAQQHLQQMLRLGLPSRKHEDWKYTPLDGLLNGPFVALQTSLSAAQRDGLALPLDAFRLVFVDGQFCPALSDNLQHSGFTVTVDNLRDALPAAVQSEVFLHLTESLSATVTHIAVARHQRPAKPLLLLHITQGADGDAVNTAHYRHHLELAEGSEATVIEHYVSLSQARHFTGSRLTMQVADNAQLHHIKLGFENAVSHHFAHNDILLGQDAAAFSNSFLLGGAVLRHNTSARLNGENATLRINSLAMPVKSEVCDTRTWLEHNKGYCNSRQLHKTIVSDKGRAVFNGVITVAQHAIKTDGQMTNNNLLLGRLAEVDTKPQLEIYADDVKCSHGATVGRIDDEQLFYLRSRGIGQQAAQQMIIYAFAAELTEAISDDALKQQVLARIGQRLPGGGA, from the coding sequence ATGGCTGGCTTACCGAACAGCAGTAACGCGCTGCAGCAGTGGCACCATCTGTTTGAGCGCGACGGCGAGCGCCGCACGCCCTGGGCGCAGCAGCACCTGCAGCAGATGCTGCGCCTTGGGTTGCCCTCCCGTAAGCATGAGGACTGGAAGTACACGCCGCTCGACGGCCTGCTTAACGGCCCGTTTGTCGCGCTGCAAACGTCGCTGAGCGCGGCCCAGCGGGATGGCCTGGCGCTGCCGCTGGATGCGTTCCGGCTGGTGTTTGTCGACGGGCAGTTTTGCCCGGCGCTGAGCGATAACCTGCAGCACAGCGGGTTTACGGTCACGGTGGATAACCTTCGTGACGCGCTGCCTGCCGCCGTGCAGTCGGAGGTGTTTTTGCATCTCACGGAAAGCCTGTCGGCCACCGTCACGCATATCGCCGTTGCCCGTCATCAGCGTCCGGCAAAGCCGCTGCTGCTGCTGCATATCACGCAGGGCGCCGACGGGGACGCCGTCAACACGGCGCACTATCGTCACCATCTGGAGCTGGCCGAAGGCAGCGAGGCGACGGTTATCGAGCATTATGTCAGCCTGAGCCAGGCGCGCCACTTCACCGGTTCGCGTCTCACCATGCAGGTCGCCGACAACGCGCAGCTGCACCATATCAAGTTGGGGTTTGAAAATGCCGTCAGCCATCACTTTGCCCACAACGATATTCTGTTGGGGCAGGACGCCGCCGCCTTCAGCAACAGCTTCCTGCTGGGCGGCGCGGTGCTGCGTCACAACACCAGCGCCCGGCTTAACGGCGAGAATGCGACGCTACGCATCAACAGCCTGGCGATGCCGGTAAAAAGCGAGGTGTGCGATACCCGTACCTGGCTTGAGCATAACAAGGGGTACTGCAACAGCCGCCAGCTGCATAAAACCATCGTCAGCGATAAGGGGCGCGCGGTGTTTAACGGGGTTATCACCGTAGCGCAGCACGCCATCAAAACTGACGGGCAGATGACGAACAACAATCTGCTGCTGGGACGGCTTGCCGAAGTGGATACCAAACCGCAGCTTGAAATCTATGCCGATGACGTCAAATGCAGCCACGGTGCGACCGTGGGGCGTATCGACGACGAACAGCTGTTTTACCTGCGTTCCCGCGGCATCGGGCAGCAGGCCGCGCAGCAGATGATCATTTATGCCTTTGCCGCTGAGCTGACCGAAGCCATCAGCGACGATGCGCTAAAGCAGCAGGTGCTGGCCCGTATCGGCCAACGCCTGCCGGGAGGTGGAGCATGA
- the sufS gene encoding cysteine desulfurase SufS, translating to MTFAVERVRADFPVLTREINGQPLAYLDSAASAQKPNQVIDAEAAFYRHGYAAVHRGIHTLSAEATTRMENVRQQTANFLNARSAEELVFVRGTTEGINLVANSWGNSNVQAGDNIIISQMEHHANIVPWQMLCARAGAELRVIPMNVDGTLQLEAMPGLFDARTRLLAITQVSNVLGTENPVKAMAALAHQHGAKVLVDGAQAVMHAAVDVQDLDCDFYVFSGHKLYGPTGIGILYVKEALLQAMPPWEGGGSMIATVSLTEGTTWAKAPWRFEAGTPNTGGIIALGAALEYVSALGLEHIADYEQTLMHYALTELMTVPDITLYGPQARVGVVAFNLGKHHAFDVGSFLDNYGVAVRTGHHCAMPLMAFYQVPAMCRASLAMYNTHEEVDRLVTGLKRIHRLLG from the coding sequence ATGACCTTTGCCGTCGAACGGGTCAGGGCGGATTTTCCGGTCCTTACCCGCGAAATCAACGGACAGCCGCTGGCGTATCTCGACAGCGCCGCCAGCGCGCAGAAACCGAATCAGGTGATTGACGCCGAGGCTGCGTTCTATCGCCACGGCTACGCCGCCGTGCATCGCGGCATCCATACGCTGAGCGCGGAGGCGACGACGCGCATGGAGAACGTGCGTCAGCAGACGGCGAACTTCCTTAACGCCCGCTCGGCGGAAGAGCTGGTGTTTGTCCGCGGCACCACCGAGGGGATAAACCTGGTCGCCAACAGCTGGGGCAACAGCAACGTTCAGGCCGGGGACAATATCATCATCAGCCAGATGGAGCACCACGCCAACATCGTCCCCTGGCAGATGCTCTGCGCCCGGGCGGGGGCGGAGCTGCGCGTGATCCCGATGAACGTCGACGGCACTCTGCAGCTTGAGGCGATGCCGGGTCTGTTTGATGCGCGCACGCGGCTGCTGGCCATCACCCAGGTGTCCAATGTGCTCGGCACCGAGAACCCGGTAAAAGCGATGGCGGCGCTGGCGCATCAGCACGGCGCGAAAGTGCTGGTGGACGGCGCTCAGGCGGTCATGCACGCGGCGGTGGATGTGCAGGATCTCGACTGCGATTTCTACGTCTTCTCTGGCCACAAGCTCTATGGCCCGACCGGGATCGGCATTCTGTACGTCAAAGAGGCGCTCCTGCAGGCGATGCCGCCGTGGGAAGGGGGCGGGTCGATGATCGCTACCGTCAGCCTGACCGAAGGGACGACCTGGGCGAAAGCGCCCTGGCGCTTTGAGGCGGGAACGCCGAATACCGGTGGGATTATTGCGCTCGGCGCGGCGCTGGAGTACGTCAGCGCGCTGGGGCTTGAGCATATCGCCGACTACGAGCAGACGCTGATGCATTACGCGCTGACCGAGCTGATGACCGTGCCGGATATTACCCTGTACGGTCCACAGGCGCGCGTAGGCGTGGTGGCGTTTAATCTCGGCAAACATCACGCCTTTGATGTCGGTAGCTTTCTCGATAACTACGGCGTCGCGGTGCGTACCGGGCACCACTGCGCTATGCCGCTGATGGCGTTTTATCAGGTGCCCGCCATGTGTCGCGCGTCGCTTGCGATGTACAACACGCACGA